Proteins encoded by one window of Palaeococcus ferrophilus DSM 13482:
- a CDS encoding site-2 protease family protein has product MSTKLIIALLILAAFWGVLYLIYGRREEEELKEEGLEVDLLVAMWRTKRLLNFIDRTARKAKRFWKAYATIGVLIGFAGMAYVFYALFQTALASVRGGFKTPGVQLVIPGVTIPLWYGLVGLVVVMVVHELSHGVVARAEGLRLKSVGLVLLAVIPGAFVEPDEDEIKKAPLLSRLRVYAAGSMANIVTALLALLLINYALGPVLVPNGVEITNFDPNGPAKDFLMKGDVIVGINGQSVMSVEDFLKVMNSTRAGETIALQVERAGKVETIRITLADNPSNPGKGYLGVYPSQRLRSKIGAEWLVLPIAFSLYWVYVLNFGIGLMNLFPLVPLDGGKMLDETLREFLPEGIAKPISYAFIAIGLLLLGINLLPALAGLAG; this is encoded by the coding sequence ATGAGCACGAAACTTATAATCGCACTGCTCATCCTGGCAGCGTTCTGGGGCGTCCTCTACCTCATCTATGGAAGAAGGGAAGAGGAGGAACTGAAGGAAGAGGGTCTGGAGGTTGACCTCCTCGTTGCCATGTGGAGGACGAAGAGACTTCTCAACTTCATAGACCGCACGGCGAGAAAGGCAAAGCGCTTCTGGAAGGCTTACGCAACCATAGGGGTTCTCATTGGGTTTGCGGGGATGGCCTACGTGTTCTACGCGCTCTTTCAGACGGCACTCGCGAGCGTTAGGGGAGGTTTTAAGACCCCCGGCGTCCAGCTCGTCATCCCCGGTGTGACGATTCCCCTCTGGTACGGTCTGGTTGGCCTCGTGGTTGTTATGGTTGTCCACGAGCTCAGCCACGGTGTCGTGGCGAGGGCGGAGGGGCTCAGGCTTAAGTCCGTAGGTCTTGTACTCCTCGCGGTGATTCCTGGTGCTTTTGTGGAACCTGACGAGGACGAGATAAAGAAGGCACCGCTCCTCAGCAGGCTGAGGGTCTACGCCGCTGGATCAATGGCGAACATAGTCACCGCGCTCCTGGCGCTCTTGCTAATAAACTACGCCCTGGGTCCTGTTTTGGTCCCCAATGGGGTGGAGATAACGAACTTTGACCCCAACGGCCCGGCCAAGGACTTCCTCATGAAGGGGGACGTTATAGTCGGCATAAACGGGCAGAGCGTGATGAGCGTTGAGGACTTCCTGAAGGTCATGAACTCCACGAGGGCGGGGGAGACGATAGCGCTCCAGGTCGAGAGGGCCGGAAAGGTGGAGACGATTAGGATAACGCTCGCAGACAACCCCAGCAATCCCGGAAAGGGCTACCTTGGCGTCTATCCATCGCAGCGTCTCCGGTCAAAAATCGGGGCCGAGTGGCTCGTGCTCCCAATAGCGTTCTCCCTCTACTGGGTATACGTGCTGAACTTCGGAATAGGCCTCATGAACCTCTTTCCACTTGTACCGCTCGACGGGGGGAAGATGCTCGACGAAACGCTGCGGGAGTTCCTGCCTGAAGGTATAGCGAAGCCGATAAGCTACGCCTTCATCGCCATCGGCCTGCTCCTGCTCGGAATAAACCTTCTCCCGGCTCTCGCGGGCCTCGCGGGGTGA
- a CDS encoding MoaD/ThiS family protein, producing MKVKVVLYGEHALKHGPRLELEVEEDTTAGELLKKLGISAEEHHILVNEKKADRDYSLRDGDTLKVLPVVYGG from the coding sequence ATGAAGGTGAAGGTGGTTCTCTACGGGGAGCACGCTTTGAAGCACGGCCCAAGGCTTGAGCTTGAGGTAGAGGAGGACACAACGGCGGGAGAGCTCCTAAAAAAGCTTGGAATAAGCGCGGAAGAGCACCACATCCTTGTGAACGAGAAAAAAGCTGACAGAGATTACTCCCTCAGGGACGGCGATACCTTGAAGGTCCTCCCCGTCGTCTACGGCGGCTGA
- a CDS encoding aldehyde ferredoxin oxidoreductase family protein, producing MYGYHNKIARVNLTTGKVTYEELPDEVIRKFIGGKGLGYYIIYKEVPPGTGPLSPTNKFVFAAGGLTGLVPGSSKVIAVSKSPETRLISDSSGGDAFGPKLRGHFDALVIEGKSEEPVYLYVHDGKVEIKDASHLWGRGNYEVAREIWREHPQASMAMVGPAGERLSRIANIIYDTERASGRGGLGAVLGSKRVKAVVVEPGERPKVANPEEFQRLWQEYYNEFATNPKYEHTRTYGTSDALRSSASLGMSPAYNFSRPHIPDELASKLGGDEVKKYEVEPEWFVHGKSCPIKCARYVEVEYKGQRIRVKPEYESIAMLGAATGVFDFPAVAYFIHLVNDYGMDSIATGATIGWLFEMVEKGLIGEDEIGFPVKGFGDAEAEEKLIHLMAERKGIGAILADGVKRACERLGRGCEAAVHVKGMESPAWDPRGRRTYGLSYATADVGASHLRGWPRPHQLPNQGPAKELVPSLIEGRDESYITDMLGTCKFVPYKMEDLARLYSIVTGEEWTVEELRKRAWGVESIARIHDALDWVTPPLDDTIPPRWWEPEPDGPAKGNAAFIDYNDFIEARREFYRLRGWHEELGVPLPETMEELGLPEFREDAERALETVRKRMGA from the coding sequence ATGTACGGCTACCATAACAAAATCGCGCGCGTTAACCTCACAACAGGTAAGGTGACCTACGAGGAGCTTCCGGATGAAGTTATAAGGAAGTTCATCGGTGGAAAAGGGCTCGGCTACTACATCATCTACAAGGAGGTTCCGCCGGGAACTGGCCCGCTCAGCCCCACCAACAAGTTCGTGTTCGCGGCTGGTGGATTGACCGGCCTCGTTCCGGGTTCGAGCAAGGTAATCGCTGTCAGCAAGAGCCCCGAAACCCGGCTCATCAGCGACTCGAGCGGTGGCGATGCATTCGGCCCGAAGCTCAGGGGCCACTTCGACGCGCTCGTAATAGAAGGGAAGAGCGAAGAACCCGTCTATCTGTACGTCCACGACGGAAAGGTCGAGATTAAGGACGCAAGCCATCTCTGGGGCAGGGGCAACTACGAAGTCGCTAGAGAGATATGGCGGGAGCACCCACAGGCGAGCATGGCAATGGTCGGCCCCGCCGGCGAGAGGCTCAGCAGGATAGCGAACATAATCTACGACACCGAGAGGGCCAGCGGAAGGGGCGGACTTGGAGCCGTCCTCGGGAGCAAGAGGGTAAAGGCCGTGGTCGTCGAGCCTGGTGAGAGGCCAAAGGTAGCAAACCCCGAGGAGTTCCAGAGGCTCTGGCAGGAGTACTACAACGAGTTTGCCACGAATCCAAAGTACGAGCACACCAGAACCTACGGGACGAGCGACGCCCTCCGGAGCTCAGCGAGCCTCGGCATGAGCCCGGCCTACAACTTCTCAAGGCCCCACATCCCGGACGAGCTTGCCTCTAAACTCGGCGGCGACGAGGTTAAGAAGTACGAGGTCGAGCCGGAGTGGTTCGTCCACGGGAAGAGCTGCCCGATAAAGTGCGCCCGCTACGTTGAGGTAGAATACAAGGGACAGAGAATCCGCGTCAAGCCTGAGTACGAGAGCATAGCCATGCTCGGAGCGGCCACTGGAGTATTCGACTTTCCAGCGGTGGCATACTTCATTCACCTCGTCAACGACTACGGAATGGACAGCATAGCCACCGGAGCGACAATCGGCTGGCTCTTCGAGATGGTTGAGAAGGGCCTAATCGGCGAGGACGAGATTGGCTTCCCGGTGAAGGGCTTCGGCGATGCTGAGGCCGAGGAGAAGCTCATACACCTGATGGCCGAGCGGAAGGGCATTGGTGCAATCCTTGCCGATGGGGTCAAGAGAGCCTGCGAGCGGTTAGGCAGAGGGTGTGAGGCAGCGGTCCACGTCAAGGGCATGGAGAGCCCGGCCTGGGACCCGCGCGGGAGAAGGACATACGGACTTAGCTATGCCACCGCCGACGTTGGCGCCTCCCACCTCCGTGGCTGGCCAAGGCCCCACCAGCTCCCCAACCAGGGGCCGGCTAAGGAGCTCGTGCCATCCCTTATTGAGGGAAGAGACGAGAGCTACATCACCGACATGCTCGGAACATGCAAGTTCGTGCCCTACAAGATGGAAGACCTCGCGAGGCTCTACTCCATCGTCACCGGCGAGGAGTGGACGGTAGAAGAGCTGAGAAAGAGGGCCTGGGGCGTCGAGAGCATAGCAAGGATACACGACGCCCTCGATTGGGTTACGCCGCCGCTCGATGACACCATTCCGCCGCGCTGGTGGGAGCCGGAGCCGGATGGGCCTGCAAAGGGCAACGCGGCCTTCATAGACTACAACGACTTCATCGAAGCGAGAAGGGAGTTCTACAGGCTTAGGGGCTGGCACGAGGAGCTTGGCGTTCCTCTGCCGGAGACAATGGAAGAGCTCGGCCTTCCGGAGTTCCGGGAAGATGCGGAGAGGGCGCTTGAGACGGTTAGGAAGAGGATGGGGGCGTAG
- a CDS encoding TIGR04140 family protein yields MEKTLITAVPPGEVLEILRRSKAGINIEIREGEPFRGMPRWKLRITGEKGEIERFMEFFMRARAGG; encoded by the coding sequence TTGGAGAAAACTCTCATAACTGCCGTGCCGCCTGGGGAGGTTCTTGAGATATTGAGGCGCTCGAAGGCCGGGATTAACATCGAGATCAGGGAGGGCGAGCCTTTTCGGGGGATGCCCCGCTGGAAGCTCAGAATAACCGGCGAAAAAGGGGAGATAGAGAGGTTCATGGAGTTTTTCATGCGTGCCCGGGCGGGCGGCTAG
- a CDS encoding glycosyltransferase family 4 protein, whose protein sequence is MGETLKIAFVYDVIYPWVKGGVEKRIYELATRLAKKHEVHIYGYRHWGESSTLEGEGITYHGTLGVKKLYSSGRRAILPPLLHSIKLVPLLSKERYDVIDCQAAPYFTCYASKTSRSPLVITWHEFWGDYWSNYLGKVGLVGKLLERGLFNLTDNHVAASLKTKKDLHNAGLRKDITVIPNGVDFRRIQEIEPSSYQSDIIFVGRLIKEKNVSLLLKALALIKEEIPDVKAVVIGDGPERQHLESLSSRLGLKKNVEFRGFLKRHEDVIAFMKASKVFAFPSLREGFGIVVVEANASGLPVVTVDYNMNASKDLINDGKNGFIARVDERDFAEKILIAFEKRRRMKSVSMNIASRYDWDEITERLEKSYLSFLP, encoded by the coding sequence ATGGGAGAAACACTAAAAATCGCGTTCGTCTACGACGTGATCTACCCGTGGGTCAAGGGGGGAGTGGAGAAACGGATTTACGAGCTGGCCACACGATTAGCCAAAAAGCACGAGGTTCATATATACGGTTACAGACACTGGGGAGAGAGCAGCACCCTCGAGGGAGAGGGCATAACATACCATGGCACTTTAGGTGTCAAGAAGCTCTATTCCTCTGGGAGGAGGGCCATACTCCCGCCCCTTCTGCATTCTATAAAGTTAGTTCCCCTTCTAAGTAAAGAGCGCTACGACGTTATTGATTGTCAGGCGGCCCCTTACTTTACCTGCTACGCCTCCAAGACGAGTCGTTCTCCGCTCGTGATAACGTGGCACGAATTTTGGGGCGATTACTGGAGCAACTACCTTGGGAAGGTGGGTCTTGTTGGGAAACTCCTTGAGCGGGGCCTGTTTAACCTGACGGACAACCACGTGGCCGCGTCTTTGAAGACGAAGAAGGACCTCCACAACGCGGGTCTTAGGAAAGATATAACTGTAATCCCCAATGGGGTTGATTTCAGGAGGATTCAGGAGATAGAGCCCTCTTCTTATCAGTCGGACATAATCTTTGTCGGGAGGCTCATCAAAGAAAAAAACGTTTCCCTGCTCCTGAAAGCCCTCGCCCTGATAAAGGAGGAAATTCCGGATGTCAAAGCCGTTGTTATAGGGGACGGGCCGGAACGGCAACATCTCGAGAGTCTTTCCTCCAGGCTCGGCCTCAAAAAAAACGTTGAGTTCCGGGGGTTCCTCAAGAGACATGAGGACGTTATTGCGTTTATGAAGGCCTCAAAGGTGTTTGCGTTCCCATCGCTCAGAGAAGGGTTTGGCATCGTGGTGGTGGAGGCAAACGCGAGCGGCTTACCGGTAGTTACAGTGGACTACAATATGAACGCCTCCAAGGACTTGATCAATGACGGCAAGAACGGGTTCATAGCTAGGGTTGATGAGAGAGACTTCGCGGAAAAGATTTTAATTGCATTTGAGAAAAGGAGAAGAATGAAGAGTGTCTCCATGAACATTGCGAGTAGGTATGATTGGGACGAAATCACGGAGCGGCTTGAGAAGTCTTATTTGTCTTTTTTACCCTGA
- a CDS encoding dihydrodipicolinate synthase family protein: MRGVIVPLVTPFNEDYSVDLNALEEHVDFLQKAGVHGIFINATTGEFTSLSLEEMKFLAEKGRELVTSAFYLVGTASSNTFEVIELTKHAQDIGADYAVIAPPYYCPLNDEALFRHYSMVAEKADIPIILYNIPSCANPLSVSLIKRLATEHSNIAGIKETIDSVNHVRDVILEVKGEREDFKVFTGLDQHFLNTLILGGDGGIMACANFAPELHLSVWKAFQEKRYEEAFHYARKLAKLSRVYSLASSFGSAIKLAMSLRGFSIKPVLRPPYVMDGEETKEEIKKLLDEALD; encoded by the coding sequence ATGCGCGGCGTTATAGTTCCCCTTGTGACACCTTTCAACGAGGACTACTCGGTGGATTTGAACGCCCTCGAGGAGCACGTCGACTTTCTCCAGAAGGCTGGAGTGCACGGGATATTCATCAACGCGACGACCGGAGAGTTCACGAGCCTCAGCCTGGAGGAGATGAAGTTCCTGGCCGAGAAGGGCAGGGAGCTCGTAACTTCAGCCTTCTACCTCGTGGGCACAGCCTCGTCAAACACCTTCGAGGTTATTGAGCTCACGAAGCATGCCCAGGACATCGGCGCGGACTACGCGGTCATAGCGCCGCCCTACTACTGTCCGCTCAACGATGAGGCCCTCTTTAGGCACTACTCGATGGTCGCCGAGAAGGCAGATATTCCAATCATACTCTACAACATCCCCTCCTGTGCGAATCCCTTGAGTGTCTCTCTCATAAAGCGCCTCGCTACCGAGCACTCGAACATCGCGGGAATCAAGGAGACGATAGACAGCGTAAACCACGTCAGGGACGTTATCCTCGAGGTTAAGGGTGAGAGGGAGGACTTTAAAGTTTTTACGGGCCTCGACCAGCACTTCCTCAACACGCTCATCCTCGGCGGCGACGGCGGAATAATGGCCTGCGCCAACTTCGCACCCGAGCTTCACCTCTCTGTGTGGAAGGCCTTCCAGGAGAAGCGCTATGAGGAAGCCTTTCACTACGCCAGAAAGCTGGCGAAGCTTTCGAGGGTCTACAGCCTCGCGTCTTCCTTCGGCTCCGCTATAAAGCTGGCAATGTCGCTCAGGGGTTTCTCTATAAAGCCCGTCCTGAGACCGCCCTACGTCATGGACGGTGAGGAGACGAAAGAGGAGATAAAAAAGCTCCTCGACGAGGCCCTGGATTGA
- a CDS encoding TIGR00269 family protein, producing the protein MKCSRCGREAVYHAKYEGRFYCHKHFNELIEDKVKRTVRRYHLIERGERIAVGVSGGKDSVVLLHLLAKLQRKFPFELVAITIDEGIAGYRPPSVEIARKNAEELGIEHRIYSFKEYIGFTLDETVEIMGSFEKGERVGACSYCGVWRRWLLNYAARDVGADKLAVGHNLDDEAQMFIMNVLRGDVARLGRTGPYYEVIHEGLVPRIKPLREIPEKEIVLYAILNNIEVDFSECPYAVEAFRAEIRDWLNEMEERHPGTKHQILRSYDRMFPFLSKSYARRDLNRCKICGQPTTGEICKACQFRLKVEEKAREKGLTFRVG; encoded by the coding sequence ATGAAGTGTTCCAGATGCGGCAGAGAGGCGGTCTATCACGCGAAGTACGAGGGCAGGTTCTACTGCCACAAGCACTTCAACGAGCTCATCGAGGATAAGGTTAAGCGGACGGTGAGGCGCTACCACCTCATAGAGCGCGGCGAGAGGATAGCGGTTGGAGTCTCCGGCGGAAAGGACAGCGTGGTTTTGCTCCACCTGCTGGCCAAACTACAGAGGAAGTTCCCCTTCGAGCTGGTAGCGATAACGATAGATGAAGGCATAGCCGGTTACAGGCCACCTAGCGTTGAGATAGCTAGGAAAAACGCCGAGGAGCTGGGAATTGAGCACCGCATCTATTCCTTCAAGGAGTACATCGGCTTCACGCTGGACGAGACGGTCGAGATAATGGGGAGCTTCGAGAAGGGTGAGCGCGTTGGGGCGTGCTCCTACTGCGGCGTTTGGCGGAGGTGGCTCCTTAACTACGCGGCAAGGGACGTTGGAGCGGACAAATTAGCGGTCGGTCACAACCTCGACGATGAGGCGCAGATGTTCATAATGAACGTCCTCAGGGGTGACGTCGCGCGCTTGGGGAGGACGGGCCCCTACTACGAGGTAATCCACGAGGGGCTCGTGCCGAGGATAAAGCCTCTCCGGGAGATTCCCGAGAAGGAGATAGTGCTCTACGCCATCTTGAACAACATAGAGGTTGACTTCAGCGAGTGCCCCTACGCCGTCGAGGCTTTCAGGGCAGAAATCAGGGACTGGCTGAACGAGATGGAGGAGAGGCACCCGGGGACGAAGCACCAGATACTGAGGAGCTACGATAGGATGTTCCCATTCCTCTCGAAGTCCTACGCGAGGCGCGACCTGAACCGCTGTAAGATATGCGGCCAGCCAACCACCGGAGAGATATGCAAGGCCTGCCAGTTCAGGCTCAAGGTGGAGGAGAAGGCGAGGGAGAAGGGTCTGACCTTCCGGGTGGGATGA
- a CDS encoding glycosyltransferase family 2 protein gives MNDYPLISLILATKGRDKEVEEFLDSLLTQTYKNFEIIIVDQNPDNRIEKIIQKGKYEDLKILHLRSSPGLSKARNTGLRHTSGDIVGFPDDDCRYPPTLLEHVVTFFLNHPEFGGVSGKIRNQSGQSPIGHLDKKSGRITLYNVWKRGVSTAIFLRREVVLKVGYFDEDLGVGAKTKWQSGEETDYLIRAIKKGFNLYYDPGIEVYHPLPFYKSISSQRAYGYGGGMGRVLYKHKFPLWFVFLSILNGVFGIILGIILLNMPMIKFYIYNTKGRLLEYLSNLGDSPATSG, from the coding sequence ATGAATGATTATCCACTAATTTCACTTATACTCGCAACAAAGGGAAGAGACAAGGAAGTGGAAGAATTTTTGGACTCTTTACTGACTCAAACATACAAAAATTTTGAAATCATAATAGTTGACCAAAATCCAGATAACAGGATAGAAAAAATTATACAAAAAGGCAAATATGAAGATCTAAAAATATTGCACCTCAGATCAAGCCCAGGACTTTCTAAGGCAAGAAACACTGGGCTCAGACATACCTCAGGGGATATTGTGGGGTTTCCTGACGATGACTGTAGGTACCCCCCTACCCTGCTAGAGCACGTGGTAACTTTCTTTTTAAATCATCCAGAATTTGGGGGGGTGTCTGGGAAAATTAGAAATCAATCAGGACAAAGCCCAATTGGACATTTAGACAAAAAAAGTGGCAGGATTACACTGTACAATGTATGGAAACGTGGTGTATCAACTGCAATATTTCTACGAAGAGAAGTTGTTCTGAAAGTTGGATATTTTGATGAAGATCTCGGAGTTGGTGCGAAAACAAAATGGCAATCTGGCGAAGAGACGGACTACCTAATTAGAGCAATAAAAAAAGGCTTTAATCTTTATTATGATCCAGGTATTGAAGTTTACCATCCATTACCCTTTTATAAATCAATTTCCTCCCAAAGGGCCTATGGGTATGGGGGAGGAATGGGAAGAGTATTATATAAACATAAATTTCCACTATGGTTTGTGTTTCTGTCAATTTTAAATGGTGTATTTGGGATAATCTTGGGAATCATACTGCTTAATATGCCAATGATCAAATTTTACATCTACAACACAAAAGGTCGACTTTTAGAGTACCTCAGTAATCTCGGGGATTCTCCTGCTACTTCAGGGTAA
- a CDS encoding aldo/keto reductase, giving the protein MMHVPVFNDLKVIGDEKVTAIGMGTWGIGGRETPDYSMDKQSVEALRHGLELGINLIDTAEFYGAGHSEELVGEAIKGFDREDIFIISKVWPTHFGYEEARKAARASAKRLGTYIDLYLLHWPVDDFRKIEETLHALEELVDEGLIRYIGVSNFDLKLLKRSQEAMRKYEIVANEVKYSLKDRWVEEGLLDYMKREKMALIAYTPLEKGSLARNECLAEIGKKYGKTAAQVALNYLIWEENVIAIPKAGSREHLEENFGAMGWRLSTEDREKVRGCV; this is encoded by the coding sequence ATGATGCACGTTCCAGTTTTCAACGACCTTAAGGTTATAGGCGATGAGAAAGTTACGGCCATCGGCATGGGCACGTGGGGAATCGGGGGAAGAGAGACCCCGGACTATTCAATGGATAAGCAAAGCGTTGAAGCCCTCCGCCACGGCCTTGAGCTCGGGATCAACCTCATAGACACTGCGGAGTTCTACGGGGCAGGACACTCAGAGGAGCTAGTTGGAGAGGCGATAAAAGGCTTTGACCGCGAGGATATTTTCATCATCAGCAAGGTGTGGCCGACTCACTTCGGCTACGAGGAGGCAAGGAAGGCCGCAAGGGCGAGCGCTAAAAGGCTTGGAACCTACATAGACCTCTACCTCCTTCACTGGCCCGTTGATGACTTCAGAAAAATCGAGGAGACGCTCCACGCGTTAGAGGAGCTGGTTGATGAGGGGCTCATAAGGTACATCGGCGTCAGCAACTTCGACCTTAAACTTCTCAAGAGGAGTCAGGAAGCGATGAGAAAGTACGAGATAGTCGCCAACGAGGTCAAGTACTCCCTCAAAGACCGCTGGGTGGAGGAGGGCCTTCTCGACTACATGAAGCGCGAAAAAATGGCCCTCATAGCTTACACTCCCCTTGAGAAGGGGAGCCTTGCCAGAAACGAATGCTTGGCCGAGATTGGGAAGAAGTATGGAAAGACCGCCGCCCAGGTTGCGCTTAACTACCTCATCTGGGAGGAGAACGTCATAGCCATCCCGAAGGCCGGAAGCAGGGAGCACCTTGAGGAGAACTTCGGTGCTATGGGGTGGCGTCTTTCTACGGAGGACAGAGAGAAAGTGAGGGGGTGCGTCTAA
- a CDS encoding RAD55 family ATPase, whose protein sequence is MEVLSTGIPLLDEALGGGLLPDSTLLIVYDEYSQGWLLAFEILRNRVEEGDFGVVLNSVLPMSSLEMELKALNLDIRKLGEREKLAVLDIFSSFYGLNYPEKFIYTDTSIDPTTFLPKYVQLYTRLLKRMIGDKRPVGVDLTIDGMAFLLGEENFLRTLQRLMATKEKARLMEKRKRPINIWLINRARATERLTSWVALYSQYVIEFQSKDTATEKMYIRKSPLPDFQPRDGGYKFVMRRGKVEIT, encoded by the coding sequence ATGGAAGTATTAAGTACGGGAATTCCCCTTCTCGACGAGGCCCTGGGCGGGGGCCTCCTGCCCGACAGCACGCTACTCATCGTATACGACGAGTACTCGCAGGGATGGCTGCTGGCCTTTGAGATACTGCGTAACAGGGTGGAGGAAGGGGACTTCGGCGTGGTGCTGAACTCTGTGCTCCCCATGTCCTCCCTGGAGATGGAGCTCAAGGCGCTCAACCTCGACATCAGAAAGCTGGGGGAAAGGGAAAAACTGGCCGTTCTGGACATATTCTCCTCGTTCTACGGCTTAAACTACCCGGAGAAGTTCATTTACACCGATACGAGCATTGACCCCACGACCTTCCTCCCGAAGTACGTCCAGCTCTACACGAGGCTTTTAAAGAGAATGATAGGGGATAAGCGGCCCGTGGGGGTTGACCTGACCATAGACGGCATGGCCTTTTTGCTCGGCGAGGAGAACTTCCTGAGGACACTCCAGCGCCTGATGGCAACGAAGGAAAAGGCCAGACTCATGGAGAAGAGAAAGCGTCCCATCAACATATGGCTCATCAACAGGGCGCGCGCCACGGAGAGGCTGACGTCGTGGGTAGCCCTCTACAGCCAGTACGTTATCGAGTTCCAATCGAAGGACACAGCCACAGAAAAGATGTACATCAGGAAGTCTCCCCTACCCGACTTCCAGCCGCGGGACGGAGGCTACAAATTCGTGATGAGAAGGGGAAAGGTCGAGATAACCTAG
- a CDS encoding MBL fold metallo-hydrolase has product MRDEVISGIHRIFDTFVNAYLIERGDHLVAVDTGIDTTCEKILKTVEELEKPLKAIVLTHGHLDHTGSLRCLKEKTGAVIAAHEDEEDLIFEKTGLRPEIKLKDGEVFEDLKVFHKPGHTMGSICLLDETTKSLFVGDLVIEHDGRLEEVPHRYSLDPEMNRKRIVELLEVDFENLLPAHGSPIIGNGKKKLRELVERLEGE; this is encoded by the coding sequence ATGCGCGATGAGGTCATTTCGGGAATCCACCGGATATTTGATACGTTTGTCAACGCTTATCTCATCGAGAGGGGAGACCATCTGGTGGCGGTTGATACGGGAATAGACACCACCTGCGAGAAAATTCTCAAGACCGTTGAAGAGCTCGAGAAGCCCCTTAAGGCAATAGTCTTAACCCACGGCCACCTCGACCACACGGGCTCGCTGAGGTGCCTGAAGGAGAAGACTGGCGCGGTGATAGCGGCCCACGAAGATGAGGAGGACCTTATTTTCGAGAAAACCGGATTGAGGCCGGAAATCAAGCTGAAGGACGGAGAGGTCTTTGAGGACCTTAAGGTTTTCCACAAGCCCGGACACACAATGGGAAGCATCTGCCTGCTTGATGAGACCACAAAAAGCCTCTTCGTCGGTGATCTTGTCATAGAACATGACGGCAGGCTCGAGGAAGTACCCCACCGGTACTCCCTCGACCCTGAGATGAACAGAAAAAGGATAGTGGAGCTTTTGGAGGTGGACTTCGAGAACCTCCTGCCCGCCCATGGGAGTCCCATTATCGGGAACGGGAAGAAGAAGCTGAGGGAACTCGTTGAGAGGCTCGAAGGGGAGTAA